In Cydia amplana chromosome 13, ilCydAmpl1.1, whole genome shotgun sequence, a single genomic region encodes these proteins:
- the LOC134653527 gene encoding insulin-like receptor gives MAAKAVIGFILLRAISAQVLYNVTAPGNGICGTIHCRTLPCLRSIDSCVTVVGNFTFIYFGRPEEAIFDNITFWNLKEITGYMAIYMVPELDSIGQLFPSLTRIRGRDLLHDYALIIYDMNQLTQINLYSLLKIDRGGVIIWGGPNTCYVDTVDWKRIAPRYRHVLSSTSNKIACKNICTCTDDARFNKCWNNKKCQRYIEGPEAMTCHEQCLGCRLSDPKECTLCRYYTYEKQCVSKCPNNTIILEENQYCITEEECLSLKRWVWNNSCVITCPDDYIKKNVTTDKVTCEHCSTCKEYCGNITIESLGSIQAAHRCVYINGSLTIHIRAVSEALEEMKIHLSKIQEVDDYIAIHDSFSLARIDFLPSLKRIHGKILKDNKYSLLIRDNPNLQTIFLPNVTEKLQIDKGSISILRNPMLCMSELDKIKKTFPQLFNGTEDKPYGYGLNAYSGCEEVPLGVIVKQVNQTSAIVKFRPMFNTNMHYTILYVRIPAGESTSVVPEICSKYEWRAIKPPDNTYRVQLTNLRPASTYLVCIESYDLEEKHLKRSSIVKFTTAVGKPEPPFLMELVADNPHLVVLHWADHIDYLPHITRYELSVALVEIYPEDVTARNQCEHLDDVLEEVDEIWQHAVVMRPPPNYGKGCESMCGVLSSTPHGALVEEDFDICSSMGSACDEVEELPVTNISLGFFVRTLSLNISAPRNAYQVGDLAPYRDYRFRLRACTKDFCSRSTRGVVRTLPSKNADVPSISTTELIKPGLISVSWTAPEVSNGPVLAYFLKIMPDKNVSDLGTLQTQRWCVPANQTTVVIQFEKDENYTVQICSLTLASQSGCTGRKKVSGREYLLEFTSSFHSSDLTWAGVFFAVCLCIMSVLVGFLWATCRVRSSDSLPLVDITSSYRTESEPPIFSLLDFTPSLHVSRTDIIDR, from the exons ATGGCGGCGAAGGCGGTGATTGG ATTTATTTTGCTCCGAGCCATCTCAGCCCAAGTCCTGTATAACGTCACGGCGCCCGGCAACGGAATCTGCGGCACCATACACTGCCGCACGCTACCGTGCTTGCGCAGCATCGACTCATGCGTCACTGTAGTGGGAAACTTTACGTTCATATACTTCGGTCGGCCGGAGGAGGCTATTTTTGACAATATCACGTTCTGGAACCTTAAGGAG atcaCGGGCTACATGGCGATATACATGGTCCCAGAGCTGGACTCCATCGGGCAGCTGTTCCCGAGCCTGACGCGCATCCGCGGACGTGACCTGCTGCATGACTACGCCCTCATCATATACGACATGAACCAGCTCACTCAG ATCAACCTATACAGCCTGCTCAAGATCGACCGCGGCGGCGTGATAATCTGGGGCGGGCCGAACACGTGTTACGTCGACACGGTCGACTGGAAGAGGATCGCGCCGCGGTACAGACACGTGCTCAGTTCGACCAGCAACAAAATCGCGTGCAAGAACATTTGCACGTGCACTGATGATGCTAGGTTCAACAAGTGCTGGAATAACAA GAAATGCCAGCGGTACATAGAAGGCCCAGAGGCGATGACATGCCACGAGCAATGCCTCGGCTGTCGCCTATCCGACCCCAAGGAATGCACGCTGTGTCGCTACTACACGTACGAGAAACAGTGCGTGTCCAAGTGCCCAAACAATAC AATAATCTTAGAAGAAAACCAATACTGTATCACAGAAGAAGAATGCTTAAGCCTGAAGCGCTGGGTGTGGAACAACAGTTGTGTGATCACATGCCCGGATGACTACATCAAGAAAAACGTAACGACTGATAAAGTTACCTGTGAACATTGTTCTACGTGTAAGGAG TACTGCGGAAACATCACTATAGAATCATTGGGAAGTATTCAAGCAGCCCATCGCTGCGTTTACATCAACGGATCCCTAACTATCCACATACGAGCCGTGTCAGAAGCCCTTGAAGAAATGAAGATACACCTCAGCAAAATACAAGAAGTGGACGACTACATCGCCATACACGACTCCTTTTCTCTAGCAAGAATCGACTTCCTCCCTTCCCTTAAACGTATTCACGGAAAAATACTTAAAGACAATAAATACAGCCTCTTGATTCGCGATAATCCAAACCTTCAAACAATTTTTCTTCCTAATGTAACAGAAAAACTCCAAATAGATAAAGGCTCTATAAGCATTCTTCGTAATCCAATGCTATGCATGAGTGAATtggataaaataaagaaaacattTCCACAACTGTTTAACGGTACAGAGGATAAGCCATATGGCTACGGCTTGAACGCATACAGTGGGTGTGAAGAGGTCCCACTTGGAGTAATTGTAAAACAAGTTAACCAAACATCTGCGATCGTCAAATTCAGACCCATGTTTAATACTAATATGCACTATACAATTCTTTACGTCCGCATCCCAGCAGGGGAATCTACATCAGTCGTTCCAGAGATTTGTAGCAAATATGAGTGGCGCGCTATTAAACCTCCTGACAATACCTATCGAGTACAGCTCACGAATCTCCGACCCGCTTCCACATACCTCGTCTGTATTGAATCATATGACCTCGAGGAGAAACACCTTAAACGCAGTTCCATTGTCAAGTTTACTACGGCTGTCGGGAAACCAGAACCACCATTTTTAATGGAACTCGTAGCGGATAACCCTCATTTAGTCGTCCTTCATTGGGCGGATCATATAGATTACCTTCCTCATATCACACGATATGAGCTCAGTGTCGCGCTTGTAGAAATATACCCTGAAGATGTTACTGCGAGAAATCAATGTGAGCATTTAGATGACGTTTTGGAGGAGGTGGATGAGATCTGGCAACATGCGGTGGTTATGAGACCACCACCTAACTACGGTAAAGGCTGCGAATCGATGTGTGGTGTGCTATCGAGTACCCCTCACGGTGCTTTGGTAGAAGAAGATTTTGATATCTGCAGTTCCATGGGATCCGCGTGCGACGAAGTAGAAGAACTGCCAGTAACCAATATTTCTTTGGGCTTCTTCGTCCGGACGTTGTCTTTAAATATCAGTGCGCCAAGAAACGCTTATCAAGTCGGAGATTTGGCTCCGTACAGGGATTATAGGTTTCGATTACGTGCCTGTACAAAGGACTTTTGCAGCAGATCGACTAGAGGCGTGGTGAGGACGTTACCATCGAAGAATGCTGATGTGCCTTCTATCAGCACCACCGAGCTAATTAAGCCTGGACTTATATCAGTCTCTTGGACTGCACCAGAAGTATCTAACGGTCCTGTACTAGCgtattttttgaaaataatgcCTGATAAGAATGTTAGTGACTTGGGAACACTACAGACTCAAAGGTGGTGCGTACCCGCCAATCAGACAACGGTAGTTATACAGTTTGAAAAAGACGAAAACTACACTGTTCAAATATGCTCATTGACACTAGCATCTCAGTCTGGGTGCACAGGACGGAAGAAGGTGTCTGGAAGAGAGTACCTTCTAGAATTCACGTCTTCATTTCACTCTAGTGATTTGACGTGGGCAGGAGTGTTTTTTGCTGTTTGTCTGTGCATAATGTCTGTGCTAGTCGGGTTTTTGTGGGCGACGTGCAGAGTGCGGAGTAGTGACTCTTTGCCTCTTGTGGATATTACTTCGAGTTATCGGACTGAGAGTGAGCCCccaatattttctttattagaTTTTACTCCTTCGTTACACGTGTCCCGGACCGATATAATcgataggtaa